The following DNA comes from Sorex araneus isolate mSorAra2 chromosome 5, mSorAra2.pri, whole genome shotgun sequence.
tccaacacccatttatgatgaaaactctcaccaaaataggcttagaaggaactttcttcaagatagttgaagccatctaccacaaacccatggcaaacattatcctcaatggagaaacactaagagcctttcctccaAGATCAGGGAcaatacaaggatgcccactctcaccacttctgctcaacatagtactggaagtacttgctatagcaattaggcaagaaaaagacattaaggcatccagataggaaaacaagaaatcaatctctcactattttcagatgacataactctatacctagagaaacctaaaacctccaataagaaactcctagaaacaatagatttgtacagcaaagtcgcaggctataaaatcaatacccaaaaatccatggccttcctatacacaaatagtgagaaagaggaaagtgacattaaaaagaatcccattcacaattgtgccccagaaaatcaagtacctcggaatcagcctaactaaggaggtaaaggatctctacaaagaaaactacaaaacgcgaCTCCAGGAAATAAatgaggacaggaggaaatggaaacatatcccctgttcatggatagaaagacttaacattgtcaaaaaggcaatactccccaaagcactatatagattcaatgctatccctataaggatacccatgaaattcttcaaagaaatggatcaaacactcctgaaattcatatgtaacaataaacGCCtacgagtagctaaagcaatattgggaaaaagacgatgggaggcatcacctccccaacctcaaactctactacaaagcggtaacaattaaaacagtgtgttactggaacaaaggcaaagctgcATATCAATGGaccagagtggaatatccctacatgcaaccccaaatatttGATCatatgatctttgataagggagcaagaaatgtgaagtggatcaaggaaagcctctttaacaaatggtgttggcatagctggacaaccacatgcaaaaaaaaataggcttagacCCCAACTtaacacaaaagtcagatgaaaatggattaaagacctcaatatcagaccacaatcaataaggtacattgaagacaaggtaaaaccctccaccatattgaaactaaagatatcttcaaaaattacacacaactgaccaatcaaatggaaacagagataaacaaatgggactttattaaactaagaagctctgcaCCGCAAacgatacagtgaccagaatacaaaggcaatctacagaatggaaaaggatattcacccaatacccatctgataaggggttgatatcaagggtatataatgcactggttgagctctagaagaaggaaacatccaaccccatcaaaaaatggggcgaagaaatgaacagaaactttctttttttttattttattgaatcaccgtgagatagttacaagctttcacgtttgggttacaatctcacaatgatcaaacacccatccctccaccagtgcacattccccaccaccaatatcccaggtataaccccctttcccatcctccccctgcctctatggcagacaatattccccatactctctctactttggggcattatggcttgcaacacagacactgagaggtcatcatgtttggtccattatctactttcggcatgcatctcccatcccaactggttcctccagccatcattttcttagtgatccattctttattccatctgccttctcccctccattcatgaagcagtcttccagctataaggcaatccctctggcccttgtatctactgtctttgggtgtcatcctcatatgatgttattctatactctacaaatgagtgcagtccctctgtgtctgtccttctctttctgactcatttcacctagcatgatactctccatgtctatccatttataagcaaatttcatgacttcattgctccaaatagctgcatagtattccattgtgtagatgtaccaaagtttctttaaccagtcatctgtagtcatctgttttagggcactcaggttgtttccatattttagctatgaacagaaacttactcaaggaagaaatgcgaatggctaaaaggcatatgaaaaattgctcttcatcactaatcatcagggagatgcagatcaaaacaactatgagatactacctcacaccacagagactggctcacatccaaaagaacgaaagaaactgttgttggcgtggatgtggggagaaagggaccctcctacactgctgttgggaatgcttactgcttcagcccttttggaaaacaatatgatcgcttctcagaaaattagaaattgagcttccatttgacccaacaattccacttttgggaatatatcccaaagagtcaaaaaaagtacagtcaaaatgacatctgcacctgtatgttcatcacagcactgtttagaatagccagaatctgaaaaaaaaaacctgaaagcctgagaactgatgactggttaaaaagaCTTTACATTTGGTACATTGCTCCGCCAAGATGTAACCCTGGCagctgcacgtgtgcggcctctccgcttctgcacgagcatgattccagaggccatctaatctacttttggtaccagcagcttcttgcagaaatgtctctagactgggaaCTAAACCGAGGCTCCATTTCGCCCCAGGAAGAGAAAGgttgttctctctcccctgttCCTTGCCGGTGGGGCacggcgtggtgaccgccatcttatgaggaccactaatgggaGGTTTGAggttgcaatgatgcaatttccggCAGAAATGtccttggacttagttactaaaatactaaaatacagaaatccaaaacctcatatctcttcattctcagcaatggaaaagaaattatcaaatgcttccttttcagcaggcctgattctgggggggaaactccaaacaataatagtgagttttttgtggtgTTAATTATGATTCAAAGGCATAGCTTCAATTGTGTTCTCTGTCATCTGGCTTGAAATGAGTTTCTGATACATTATAGCTCTATAGTGAGCTGtgagataaataaatattatgcaaGCAAGTCAATGCTCTCCATGTTTGTTGGGTGAATGAGCAAGTTCTTTAATTCGTTTAATGATAAATACACGTTTTCATAGCATAGCCCTTGAGGGGATTAACTAAGGTGGTGTCTACCCCTCTTCTAAACTACAAGCTTTCCAAAAGGAGGGAGCCCCCAGCCATTCCATGAGCCAACCCAAGAGAGTAGTGCCCAGGGTCCCAGAGCAGAGTGTCTGAGGCCCTTCTCTCAGCAGAGCTACTTCCCAGAGCCTGCCCTCAACGACTTCAGGTGCAAGTGGATGCCATTCTTGGAGCGCAGGACCAGCTGAGGAATCTGGATGGGGAGCTTAGAGGGATCCAGGGAAAACTCAAAACGGAGCAAGCAGAGGGCCGTGACTACCTTCGTTTCATTCATCGCAAACTGCTGCCCAATGCAGTTCCTGCAGTGAACAACACAACAAGGGGCCAACACAACAAGGGTGTTGACATAGGAAAGCTGGCATGCTTCATAGGCAATAAAACTTAGGAACTATTTTTTGGTCATCCATCTATTGACCTGGGCTTAAGGTACAGATGAGAGAAATGAAGTGAGGAGCCCAGATCAAGTAGCTTCACATTGGAGGTTCCCAAGAGGGGGGTTTCTCTCAAAACTACGCACCCACTCcaccacatgccaggcatatgAGTATTCTAAAGGCAAAAAGAAGGTCCCCAAAATTTACTCTCCAGTAGAATTACCAACCATCCCCCTCCTGAGTTCCCAGAGTAAGCCTTCCCCAGCTTCCTTGTCCCTCATCCCATAGTCCTGAAGGCCTGAAATGTCAGGGCTCTCCTTACCTGGGCCCCGCAGAGAAGGGGATGAAGGCAAAGGGGTGGCGTCCAGATGAATTCTCAGGGGAAAAACGCAGGGGGTCAAAGACCTGGGGGGACAGACCTTGCTTGAACACCTGCCAGGCACTGAAATGGGGTGACCCCGCTGTCTCTCACCCTATCCAACCGCCAGGCCGAGGGGTGAGGTACCTCAGGATCTGGCCACACAGCGCTGTTCCTGTGGAGGGCATAGATGTGCAGAGACACCAGGCTACCTGTAAGCAGAGCAGAGAGCCTGGTGACCAGGCAGTTCAGGGACAGCCAGGCCCCACCTCACAGAGCTAGACATCCCTAAAATCCCCTGACTGGACACTACCTCTTGCAGAAACAGAGCTTATGTCTCCTGCAACACAGTGAGATGcttcctattgctccagctctgggcCAGTCCCTGACTGAGACATGTGTGAACTGTGAAGTGGGGAGACTAGAACCTGTCCACCACTGGGAGGAAGAACAGACAGCGACTGAGAACATTTCCGTCCTTAACTAACTTTCTAGGCAAGTTATTCCTATCAGCAATAAAACTACCATTCACCAGCTACTAACTGTGCACCAGATATAGACTAAACCCCATCCACCAAGAGGCCTCCTGGAGCAGTGGAGGTTGTGCGCTCCACTGTGTATGTGAACAGGGCTACTGAAGTTGCTCAGAGCACAGCCTGCTCAGTGGTACATGGCAAACCCTGATCAGCACTATTGTTCTTCTCTTGGCAACAGCCTGTAAGGCTCTTCAAATCCCAGTGCTACAGACTATGAAATAGAGAGCAAGGGGGTAGGGCATAACCAAACACTGTAGTTtttggatttgaacccaggctaAGCCCCAAGCTTTCCCTCTTCCCCATTAGTGTAAAGATTTGTCCAAAGGGACAAAGAATGTAAGTCTCCACCAGGACTTtggttccaccccccccccaacacacccatCCCACCTGCAGGAAGAGAGCGGCCATCCACGAAACTGACAGGCTTATTGAGCTGGCGATACACCTGGGGCACGGGTGGGTAGAGGCGGAAACTCTCCTTGATGCACATGGTCAGGTAGGTCATCTTGCCCAGATCGTCCCTGCCAGCAACATAATCAGGTCTTCCTCAGACTCAGGAAGAATGAACTTCCAAGGGAAGGCAGGCTTgggccccagctccccaccctttCACCACCATCGCAATCCTGACAGTGAGAGGCACCACACTGCAAGGTCCAGCCACACTGCACAGagggctgctgctctggcctcTCAGTTCAGTACTCGCTTTCTCCATCCCCTCCACTTCACTTGCAGACAGGGAAGGCATAGGACCCAAGAggtatgtgtttctgtgcatgtgtgtgcccccAGACATCAGAGTCAAagacactgtctctctggcccacacaaGCCCTGTGAAGGAGAGTCTGTTAAGTGCTTTCTGTGAAAGAACCTAGTTTCCTTCCAAGGACCTGGAATGGCAAGGAACAGACACTCGTTTGTGTTGGTTGAATAAAGTAATACATGCATGCATAAGTGATTACAAGCTAAGgttatacatgtgtgcatgtatacttTTGTTCTTTCTGTAGCTACCAGGAGGTTAAACTAGTGGGGCTATGAGGATTCAGGGTTGTCTTGGCATGAGCAGAGGCCACTGGGGGTTGAATTTGAGGCAGAGTACTTTTCAGACAGCACTTTAAGCTATTTACTAGGCTCCAATATCTCAGGCTTGAGTTACTCTCACTTACCCTTTGCTTCATTCTGATTAAGTCACTATTTCTAGGAGGGACAGAGATGACCTTTTTAGACAATGTGAACATGAAGAGGCTTAATGAACAGCTATGCTGATACAGAGGAGAGATCACCTGTATAAGACTCTGACATTGTCCTCTTGGACTCAGCAAGACTCTCCTTAGGAAGTTAGCTTGGGGCCTGTGCCTGCGCTGGTCAAGTTTGAAATCCCTCCATTTAAAGCCTCATTCACTGCTACTTTGCCTCTCCCTGATTTGTATCCTAAGAGTATCCAGGTCTGCTGTCTAAAACACAACTCTAATTACTGTGCAATACTTTATTATCCAAATCCCAggtttttcccttatttttcatttgtgtctTATTTTATAGACTAAATATCCTTTAAGTTGCCAAGAGCTCTGCATGAAATGtagtgaataaattaaataaatatttggaccagagagatagagcagttaGCAGAgagcttgcattgcatgtagccagcccagGTTAGGTCCTTGTTACCCTATATGGCACCCTcaaccccatcaggagtaagccctgagcaccaccatctgtggtccaaaaaacaaaacaacagcaacaataaaccATTTGAGCTCAGTTTCCAGGCCGTGCTCACATtattccacaatccaaaataccAGACTTTCTTCTTTGCCTACCTAAACTTCATTCCTTCTTTATGagtagaggaaaagaaaatgaggattAGGCAAAACTTAAGCattattttacagatatataaactatatatactataaaaatatatCCAACCAATCCTGATGCTTCAGTCTTCTGCCTTCAATATGAGATCACTCAATCTTAGCCCCATTTTgtgatttgtatttttgttatgtGAGTTTGCCTCTTGAAAAATTCTCACTCAAAgaaatgtaaactggttcagTCTCCATAAATACTATCAAAAGTATTGAAAATGGAACTTTCGTAGGAATGAGCAGTTGTTTCTTAGGTATCTATCCCAAGAAGAcagaaacactaatttgaaaagacatgCACACACCTATGTAtattgcagctctattcacagTAGTCAAGATCAGGAAAGACCCCAAGTACCCATTAAGAGCAGAGTGGGTAAAGATATGGCATATCTtcaaaggaagattttttttaacttgccaTTTTTTGACAGCATTGATAGAACTGGGGGAACTATGCTAGAtgcagaaaataagagaaagaccaatatcaaatgatctcactcatatgcagaGTAGAAAGAAACAGCAAAGGAATGAACAACAGCAAAGGAGAACAGGCCTTGGGTTCTTATTGCAGAGAGAAGGTGGGAACAAAGTGTGCTGGgatggagggagtggggaggaccTGGAGTGGAGTCACTGGAATTGTGGAGGCTGAAATATGCTAGCAAGTGTCTGATAAGGTGAGCTTGCACTTCTAAAGTACATATTAcagggctggcatgatagcacagtgggtagggcgtttgccttgcatgtggccaacccgggctggatccccagcatcccacatggtcctctgagcactgccaggagtaattcctgagtgcaaagccaggagtaacccctgtgcatcaccaggtgtgacccaaaaagccaaaaaaaatacatattatagtCATACATTGCCtcagtaagaaataaaaatttctctaagAACTAAGGTATAAtttacatttacttttttaaaattaagattccTGGTCCAAGAAactagttcaaagggctagagtgtatACTTTCCATGACGGAACCTGAATTCCACTCCCTGGACttcagggttccctgagcaccacagaggagGGGCCCTCCAAGAACTGAGCCAAGAGTGtgacaccacctggtgtgacacCCTCTGTAAAAACTGGgctcagggagatagttcaaaaatCTGGAGTtctatagtcaaaatgacatctgcactcaaatgttcactgtagcactgttaacaatagccagaatctggaaaaaacccgagtgcccgagaacagatgactggttaaaaaactttggtacatctatacaatggaatactatgcagctgttagaaaggatgaagtcatgaactttgcatataagtggatcaacatggaaagtatcatgctaagtgaaatgagccagaaagagagggacagacatagaaagattgcactcatctgtggaatatagaacaacagagtaggagactaatatccaagaatagtagtatataataccaggaggttggccccatagcttggaagctggcctcacatgctgggggaaagtcatcccagatagagaggggaacaccaagtaatatgtgattggagatcctgtgtgggaagggagatacatgttgaaagtagactagaaactgaacagaatgatcactcaatacccctacttggaaccacaacacccaaaagtaaagagagatatcaaattggaatgccctgccacagaggcggggtggggtgggggggaagggactggggtgggtgggagggatactgggttcattggtggtggagaatggacactggtggagggatgggctcttaaacattgcatgagggaaaaacaagcacgaaaatgtgtgaatctgtaactgtaccctcactgtgactcactaattaaaaaataaataaattttttaaaaaaagaaactttggacatgatagccactcaatacctctattgcaaaccacaacacccaagaggagagagaacaaaggggaatgccctgccacagaggcagggtggggtggtggggggtggggtgggagtggtgagagggatactgggatcattgttggaggtgaatgggcactggtggagggatgggtaaacgatcactgtatgagtaaaatgcaaacacagaagttcataagtttgtaactgtacatcacagtgattctctgagGAGACCCTCGGGACTCAGGACACAGAGCTCACCCTCTCTCTGCCTATGTCGTGTTCACTGGCACCAGTGTGTACCACCAAACAGCAATGAAACGTTCTGAAGGGGTGCATGTGTCCATTCAAAGGTGGCTGGGAAGGGACCCTTCCAACCCAGCCCACCCTGGCCTGCTCATTCCATTCCCACCTTCTCACTCAGCACATTCGCCCTCTAGGCAAGCAGGCGGGTTCTGTAGTTATGCCAGCAGAGGGCGACCACACACAATAAATCGTTCTACTAACAACCTTACCCCACTGAAATCTGAGCTTTACCCATGGGAGAATGGTGTGTCCATGCACTTCGTGCCCATCAAAAGACACAGCTGCCTTGTTTTACCTGGCTTCCAGAATGACCTCGATAGCATGGCAGGGTCCTTCCTGAGCTAACCGGGCAAAGCCAGCTCCCAGCTGTCTCACTCACCATTGTATGGTGTCCCGGTCCCCAAGGATCTCTCGGATTTCCTCCCGACAGCGACTCTGGTGCTCGGGGTACTTGGCCATGCAGTAGAGAAACCAGGACATGCCACTGGTAGTGGTGTCGTGGCCTTCAAACATGAACGTGTCCACTTCAGCCCGGAGGTCTGCATCTGACAACTTGACCCCGTTTTCATCCTGGGTAAAGGAAGGTGAGGACACAGGGGGACAGCTCAGGGAATTTGAGGTGGGTACCAGGGCCTCACACCAGGAGTAGTGTGTGGTGTGGGAAAAGTGTCTTATCAGACTGGAAGAGGGATACTTCCCCAGTCTCTGCTGTCCTTCCACGCCCAGTGACCATGCTTTTTACTCCAGGACACCTCGCCTGATCCTGATCCCTCTGGCCAAGTGATCTGCAACCCTTACCCAGGCAGCAATTGTCAGCTCTAATTGCTGGGCACACTGAGTCTACCTGGCAGAGGAAAAGACCTTTCTTTGTCAGTATTGACTGGACGCAAAATGTTTGTTCATCCTCTGTATCCCTAAATTTTAGCAGTAACACAGAGGCTgggttagttagttagttagttagttagttagttagttagttagttagttagaggctctccttccccatgagggagaggggcaggagtcTAGGAGAGGGAGTGTGGGTTTAGTGAATGAGGAAATAAATGAATACGGTCTGAGATTCTAAATGTGGAGAGCGCCTAACTCTTCAGTCTCACAAGTCTAGAGCTGTCCATGCCTTCTAGAACGTAGCCTTATCTCTCCCAATGCCAGCCCCCTGCTCCACTCTCCACCCCTCAGCCTTCACAAGTCTGTGTCACAGGACAAGGACCAGGTCATATTcttggaaaaagaagaggaacatGATCAGTCCTTTCTGCAGCCTCTTTAGTGCTGTCCCAGGAGAACAGTGAGAAGAGCCGTTGTTGGGCAGGTGCAGACCAACACTCACCCGAACGCCCAGGAGGATGTCCAGGAAGTCCAGGTGCCTGCGGTTCTGCACCTTCTGCCACTCTTTCTCGTTCTTCAGCGCTTCCTTGCGCTCCCTGATGACCTTGTCTGGGCCAGGAACAAAAGAAGTCACTGCCTGGGGGCTCATCCTCTGCTCTCAGAGGAGCTGTGGTCCCCCCAGAGAGGCCCCGAGAGCAGATTGGAGACAGGCTGGGGCAGCCTTCAGGGACCCCCACCTGTGTGATCATGCGCCACCTTGCAGGCACGCAGGAAGCGGCGCCCGTGCGGGGTGAACCAGTAGATGAAGTCATTGTGGTACTGAAAGGTCTCAATGCGCTGCTGCATCAGCAGCGTGAGGTCGCTGACCGCCAAGTAGTACTCGTTGTCCCTATACAGCCCAAAGGAGAAGGGACGCTCGGAACGCAGGCACACTAAAGAGCCTAGAGCTCCAAACTGGGAACCCAGGCCCAGCTCttctgcccttcccctccccaccacgaAAACCAGAACCTGTCTCCCCCACATGCAAGACCCATTTCCCAGCCCAACCCAGGCACCCTGGGGAAGGACCCAATCTCCTCCTGCAGCAAGCCTGCTCCTGCAACCCTCCCCCACAGCAGCCCCGAGGGAGGGTGTGGTCAGCCCCAGGGGTCCTGACCTTTCACACAAgccgctgtctcctttgccaaagGTACATTTCATGAGTGTGTCCAGTGCCATGCGGCCCACGTCACAGAAGATGTCAAAGCTCTTCTCCTCACAAGCCCTTTTCTCCCACTTGTCCTGAAACCCCAGGGGTGGAAGGTGATGGAGGGGTTCAGCCAGTCTGGGTGCTTCACCCCTGCCCTCTAGGATCCTCAGTCTGTCTCCCGACCACTCACCCCAGTCCCTGACCTGGTCACCAGCGGCTTGGAATATGGGGTGGGGCCTTTGGGCTCAGAGGTGGGGCCTTTTCAAGCAACACTCCCCTGGGCAAGCTGGGCACGTCCCAGCTGACTGACTGGGTGTCAGTCAGCCTGTCAGGGGCTGCTCAGAGAATCCTGCACTGCAGGATAATCTCTGGggattcccagccctgagacaggAGCCTCATCCCTGCTGTAGGCAGAAGCTTGCCAGATGTGATAGTTCTTCCTCATGTGCCCAGCTCACAAGTGTGCAGTGGGGTGGTATGGAGGCAGCAGAGAGGAGCTTGGGTCTGGGAGAGGGCTGGAATCCCTGGAGATCAAGGCCCAGGGCGACGAGAGCCCTGGCGCCTACAGCCCCATCAGCACCCAGCACACAGAGTGGAATGCAGAGGGGTTGGGAGCTGAAGGGGACTCAGCGACCCTCCTCAGCACCCTTTCCAGGGCAAGCCAGGGTGGGGTGAGGTTGCCAGCTCACCGCAGCCTCCAGGAACCTGGCCCGGGGAACTCACCAGCATGATGTTTGCGGACTCCGCAAAAATGGCCACGTAGGGCTTTAGCACGTCATAATGGAAGCCGGGTGTGAGCAGTTTGCGGTGCTGGTACCACTTGGGCCCCTGGAGGACCAGTAGCCCTTTCcctggagaaggaaggggagagagaggtgcACCCGATCCCGCTCCACCCTGCCAGCCTGGAGCCAAGTGGCAcccacctcctgctcccctccctgcctaGCCCCAAGCTTAACCCAGCTCTCCTTCCAGCGCACCCACA
Coding sequences within:
- the LOC101543444 gene encoding cytochrome P450 4B1 codes for the protein MVPVLVSMSPSRLGLWAAAFVLVLILLKFVSLLLRRQMLAKAMDNFPGPPTHWLFGHAHEIKKLGALDKVVSWANQFPYAHPLWFGQFLGFLNIYEPEYAKAVYSRGDPKAADVYDFFLQWIGKGLLVLQGPKWYQHRKLLTPGFHYDVLKPYVAIFAESANIMLDKWEKRACEEKSFDIFCDVGRMALDTLMKCTFGKGDSGLCERDNEYYLAVSDLTLLMQQRIETFQYHNDFIYWFTPHGRRFLRACKVAHDHTDKVIRERKEALKNEKEWQKVQNRRHLDFLDILLGVRDENGVKLSDADLRAEVDTFMFEGHDTTTSGMSWFLYCMAKYPEHQSRCREEIREILGDRDTIQWDDLGKMTYLTMCIKESFRLYPPVPQVYRQLNKPVSFVDGRSLPAGSLVSLHIYALHRNSAVWPDPEVFDPLRFSPENSSGRHPFAFIPFSAGPRNCIGQQFAMNETKVVTALCLLRFEFSLDPSKLPIQIPQLVLRSKNGIHLHLKSLRAGSGK